In a single window of the Elaeis guineensis isolate ETL-2024a chromosome 6, EG11, whole genome shotgun sequence genome:
- the LOC105033256 gene encoding uncharacterized protein produces the protein MPSYRQFSRIDTMELKSQLFKKLGRQKAEKYFYNVKRLLNLKLSKLEFDKLCYSTIGKENVAIHNMFIRSILGNACLALGPPSKETVTGNSRISKLSSFGDTCPTSPRRRRSISSRDRRFSDRPSPLGPDGQMPLRHLQEVTNSCDLQRSREQQSAQELISVGSKAFLEVASVEDGEEVEQARASPSVQSRSPVRAPLGIPRTAGALPRKTFCTGFAGGFHLSNPYVPESCHGSSELPDTRSLRKQLEHKLEVEGLGLSVDCTNLLNIGLDAFLKRLIKPCMDLARARCSNRRQTNGRIFPGINGMRQGEQVQGSNQCYYVSLLDFRVAMELNSQLLGGDWPQQLEKTCLHLLEE, from the coding sequence ATGCCATCTTACAGGCAGTTTTCCCGAATTGATACTATGGAGCTCAAATCTCAGCTTTTCAAGAAGCTCGGGCGGCAAAAAGCTGAGAAGTATTTCTATAATGTGAAAAGATTACTCAACCTGAAACTTAGCAAGTTAGAATTTGATAAGTTGTGCTATAGTACCATTGGGAAGGAAAATGTTGCTATTCACAATATGTTCATCCGCTCGATCCTTGGCAATGCATGTCTTGCCCTTGGCCCGCCTAGCAAAGAGACAGTCACAGGGAACTCTCGGATTAGCAAATTGTCGAGCTTTGGAGACACTTGCCCAACATCCCCTCGAAGGAGAAGGTCTATAAGTAGTAGGGATCGGAGATTCAGTGACCGTCCGAGCCCCCTTGGACCTGATGGACAGATGCCTCTTAGACATCTGCAAGAAGTCACTAATTCTTGCGATTTGCAGAGGTCACGAGAGCAGCAAAGTGCTCAAGAGTTGATATCTGTTGGTAGTAAGGCTTTCTTAGAAGTTGCATCTGTGGAAGATGGAGAAGAGGTTGAACAAGCAAGAGCTAGTCCGAGtgtccaaagtagaagccctgtAAGGGCACCTCTGGGCATTCCGAGGACTGCTGGTGCTCTTCCCCGTAAAACATTTTGCACCGGTTTTGCTGGAGGCTTTCATCTTTCTAATCCATATGTTCCTGAGTCTTGTCATGGTAGTTCTGAACTGCCTGATACAAGATCTTTAAGGAAGCAGTTGGAGCATAAGTTGGAGGTTGAAGGCCTTGGTTTATCAGTAGACTGTACTAATCTGTTGAATATTGGTTTGGATGCATTTCTAAAGAGGTTGATCAAACCCTGTATGGACTTAGCTAGAGCGAGGTGCAGCAATAGGAGGCAAACAAATGGTAGGATTTTTCCTGGGATAAATGGTATGCGGCAAGGAGAACAGGTGCAAGGGTCAAATCAATGTTATTATGTCTCATTACTAGATTTTCGGGTGGCAATGGAATTGAATTCTCAGTTGCTTGGTGGTGATTGGCCTCAACAGCTTGAGAAGACATGCTTGCATCTGTTGGAAGAATGA
- the LOC105033255 gene encoding uncharacterized protein, translating into MDSCWDRVAIPMRRVWINVATRIGIQKTGLSKLRKEVRTCEYEDVHVMWEMLRKTDGEIGRYPPVAMDDDNKIRRRRMRHHRSGRARSGVWAAVLEWAPHNLCREF; encoded by the exons ATGGACAGCTGCTGGGATCGGGTGGCGATTCCGATGAGGCGAGTCTGGATCAACGTGGCTACCCGTATCGGCATTCAGAAAAccg GGTTGTCGAAGCTGAGGAAGGAGGTGAGGACGTGCGAGTACGAGGACGTGCACGTGATGTGGGAGATGCTGCGGAAGACCGACGGCGAGATCGGACGGTATCCGCCGGTggcgatggatgatgataacaagatCCGACGGCGGAGGATGAGGCATCACCGGAGTGGGAGGGCGAGGAGCGGCGTGTGGGCGGCCGTGCTCGAGTGGGCTCCTCATAACCTGTGCCGCgaattctaa
- the LOC105033254 gene encoding peroxidase 51: MGNIRVALLLLTLSICLFPQLSSAQLRRNYYSKICPNVESIVRNAVTKKFQQTFVTVPATLRLFFHDCFVQGCDASVIIASTANNTAEKDHPDNLSLAGDGFDTVIKAKEAVDAVPQCRNKVSCADILAMATRDVVALAGGPSYAVELGRLDGLSSTANSVNGKLPQPTFNLNQLNALFAANGLSQGDMIALSAAHTVGFSHCSRFANRIYNFNSQNPVDPTLNKTYASQLQAMCPKNVDPTIAVNMDPITPRIFDNQYYKNLQQGMGLFTSDQSLFTDPRSRPTVNSWAQSSSAFEKAFVAAIIKLGRVGVKTGSNGNIRHECATFN; the protein is encoded by the exons ATGGGAAACATCAGGGTGGCCTTGTTACTACTGACCTTAAGCATTTGTCTATTCCCTCAGTTGAGCTCAGCCCAACTCCGCCGGAATTACTATTCCAAAATCTGCCCCAATGTCGAGAGCATTGTGAGGAATGCTGTGACCAAGAAATTCCAACAGACTTTCGTCACTGTGCCCGCCACGCTACGCCTCTTCTTCCATGACTGCTTCGTTCAG GGTTGTGATGCTTCAGTCATCATTGCATCCACTGCGAATAACACAGCCGAGAAGGACCACCCGGATAACCTATCCCTGGCTGGAGATGGATTCGATACTGTTATCAAGGCTAAGGAAGCCGTGGACGCCGTTCCCCAATGCAGGAATAAGGTGTCCTGTGCCGATATCCTTGCAATGGCCACCCGGGATGTCGTAGCACTG GCTGGCGGGCCATCGTACGCAGTTGAATTGGGGAGACTGGATGGGCTGAGCTCTACGGCGAATAGTGTAAACGGGAAGCTGCCACAACCGACCTTTAATTTGAACCAGCTCAATGCCTTATTTGCAGCGAATGGGCTCTCTCAGGGCGATATGATAGCTCTTTCAG CTGCTCACACTGTAGGGTTCTCCCATTGCAGCAGGTTTGCCAACCGCATCTACAACTTCAACTCCCAAAACCCAGTAGACCCCACCCTAAATAAGACCTATGCGTCCCAGCTACAGGCCATGTGCCCCAAGAACGTAGACCCCACCATAGCTGTCAACATGGACCCCATCACCCCCCGGATCTTTGACAACCAGTACTACAAGAACCTTCAGCAAGGGATGGGCCTCTTCACCTCGGACCAATCCCTCTTCACTGACCCCCGGTCCAGGCCCACCGTCAACTCTTGGGCCCAGAGCTCCTCCGCCTTCGAGAAGGCCTTCGTCGCCGCCATCATCAAGCTCGGCCGGGTCGGAGTCAAGACCGGGTCCAATGGCAACATTCGCCATGAGTGTGCCACCTTCAACTAG